One Nostoc sp. UHCC 0302 DNA window includes the following coding sequences:
- a CDS encoding ABC transporter ATP-binding protein, translating to MQEAKVIHRLLPILKIYPSAVAAIITLGFVSSLLEGLGISLFIPLIQSFIQPQSLGIDDNYFINFFNQIFNNYSNNQRLLIVVLCIFCSVVLKNCLVYGKGILFAWFNGQVGHQLRSGVFQQLLSVSYSFIENSDSGDLVNILCNETWQTSEALATSLSLVTTICNIAVYVSILLLISWRLTLLVTVLMVLISFVNQIMTRQVKKLGKRAVEVNSVLAKRMWEGLAGMREIRAFGREDYEQKRLTTASSQVVKTFLKLEIVSGTVGPVSEILSLFVLLCILVSALVYNRGLLPQILTFIFVLHRLQPLVIQLNGIRVGLITLVTAVEDVMSFLDPSDKPYIHSGNTPYKSINKGIYFESVSFQYYPEETPALEDVSICIPSRKTTAIVGPSGAGKSTIIALICRFYEVNSGEIYVDNYSLREVNLTDWRSQIAIVSQDIYMFSATILENIAYGRLDAAKDEIITAAKLANAHEFIQELPQGYHTKVGDRGLRLSGGQRQRIALARAIVRNPQILILDEATNALDSIAENLIQEALNTLSHNRTVIIIAHRLSTIEQADQIIVLNEGKVVEQGNLQHLLKIDGLFAQLYNLQHRKTNH from the coding sequence ATGCAAGAAGCGAAGGTAATTCACAGATTACTACCAATATTAAAAATTTATCCAAGTGCAGTCGCAGCAATTATTACTTTAGGCTTTGTCTCATCTTTACTAGAAGGCTTAGGGATTAGTTTGTTTATTCCACTAATTCAAAGTTTCATTCAGCCTCAATCTTTAGGAATAGATGATAATTATTTTATAAATTTTTTTAATCAAATATTTAATAACTATTCTAATAATCAACGTCTGCTAATTGTCGTCTTATGCATTTTTTGTAGTGTTGTTCTAAAAAACTGTTTAGTTTATGGTAAAGGCATTTTATTTGCATGGTTTAACGGACAGGTAGGGCATCAGCTACGTTCAGGAGTTTTTCAGCAACTATTGAGCGTTAGCTACAGTTTTATAGAAAATAGTGATTCGGGAGATTTAGTTAATATATTATGTAATGAAACTTGGCAAACTAGCGAAGCTTTAGCAACTAGTTTAAGTTTAGTTACTACTATTTGTAATATTGCTGTTTATGTAAGTATATTGTTGTTAATATCTTGGCGCTTAACTCTACTAGTTACTGTTCTGATGGTGCTGATTTCCTTTGTAAATCAGATAATGACTAGGCAGGTTAAGAAGCTAGGAAAAAGAGCAGTAGAAGTAAATTCTGTTTTAGCTAAACGTATGTGGGAAGGTTTAGCTGGGATGAGAGAAATCCGAGCTTTTGGGAGAGAAGATTATGAACAGAAGCGTCTGACTACTGCATCTAGTCAAGTAGTCAAAACTTTTTTAAAATTGGAGATTGTCTCTGGCACAGTTGGGCCTGTTTCAGAAATTTTATCTTTATTTGTATTACTGTGTATTTTAGTAAGCGCTCTAGTATACAATCGGGGACTTTTACCACAAATACTCACTTTTATATTTGTTTTACACCGCCTACAACCTTTAGTAATCCAGCTAAATGGGATACGTGTTGGGTTGATAACTTTGGTAACAGCAGTTGAAGATGTGATGTCATTTTTAGATCCCTCAGATAAACCTTATATTCATTCAGGTAATACTCCTTATAAAAGTATCAATAAAGGCATTTATTTTGAAAGCGTTAGCTTTCAATACTATCCCGAAGAAACTCCAGCACTTGAGGATGTTTCAATTTGTATTCCTAGTAGAAAAACTACAGCGATAGTAGGGCCTTCCGGTGCTGGTAAGTCCACCATAATTGCTTTAATCTGCCGTTTTTACGAAGTGAATTCTGGAGAAATATATGTAGATAATTATTCATTGCGAGAAGTAAATCTAACTGACTGGCGTAGCCAAATTGCTATTGTTAGCCAGGATATTTATATGTTTAGCGCCACTATTTTAGAAAATATTGCCTATGGTCGTTTAGATGCAGCAAAAGACGAAATTATTACCGCAGCAAAACTTGCCAATGCTCATGAGTTTATTCAGGAGTTACCCCAAGGTTATCATACTAAGGTAGGCGATCGCGGTTTGCGGCTTTCTGGAGGGCAAAGACAGCGAATTGCTTTAGCCCGTGCTATTGTTCGTAACCCACAAATTCTGATTTTAGATGAGGCGACAAACGCCCTCGATAGTATTGCCGAAAACTTAATTCAAGAAGCTCTCAATACTCTTAGCCATAACCGCACAGTTATTATTATTGCCCATCGCCTATCCACCATCGAACAAGCCGATCAAATTATTGTGCTGAACGAGGGAAAGGTTGTGGAGCAAGGTAATCTCCAACATCTACTCAAAATCGATGGGTTATTTGCTCAGCTTTACAACTTACAGCATCGCAAAACCAACCATTAA
- a CDS encoding glycosyltransferase, translating into MRYPIIEIEVTQSLPTIKLSENDAGIALIVRHKDQAIAFLMQALSPNRVLTSAEIAEWIAKEVGNKLLQESIREQLTHPTANLADFPSLTVAVCTKDRPDNLARCLQSLIKLQKPELEANPRFEILVIDNASTDKRTQELVTVLPSVRYVQEPKPGLDFARNRALHEAIGEIIAFVDDDVVVDRQWFNGLMEAWTENPDAAAFTGQVLPYALETEAQILCEKRGGFRKSFEKIRFGQILPGNTLYPCGAGVFGVGCNMAFRRQIVLELGGFDEALDTGPSLPGGGDHDMFYRIIRADYTLIYEPKYLVFHEHRRDYLSLRRQYSRSWGLGFTSYVTKCYLSDPPQRKKLVRLVLWWLKYELSQLLESLLGKHSLPPDIFFAEFLGGITGLLGGYSRSCKRIEKIRRQFV; encoded by the coding sequence ATGCGTTACCCTATTATCGAAATCGAAGTCACTCAATCTTTACCTACTATTAAGCTGTCAGAGAATGATGCAGGTATCGCCTTAATTGTACGGCATAAAGATCAGGCGATCGCTTTTTTGATGCAAGCACTCTCCCCTAACAGAGTACTTACCTCAGCAGAGATAGCTGAATGGATAGCTAAAGAAGTTGGGAATAAACTACTTCAAGAAAGCATTCGGGAACAATTGACTCATCCTACTGCTAATCTTGCTGATTTTCCCTCGTTGACAGTTGCAGTCTGTACTAAAGACCGTCCTGATAATCTAGCTAGATGTTTGCAGTCTTTAATAAAGTTACAAAAACCTGAGTTAGAAGCTAACCCTCGCTTTGAAATTTTGGTCATAGATAATGCTTCCACAGATAAACGCACTCAAGAACTCGTTACAGTGTTACCAAGTGTGCGCTACGTTCAAGAACCGAAACCAGGATTGGATTTTGCTCGTAACCGCGCCCTACACGAAGCAATAGGAGAAATTATCGCTTTTGTAGATGATGACGTAGTGGTAGACCGTCAATGGTTCAACGGGCTGATGGAAGCTTGGACAGAAAATCCTGACGCAGCTGCTTTTACTGGACAAGTTTTGCCCTATGCGTTAGAGACAGAAGCTCAAATCTTGTGTGAAAAAAGAGGCGGTTTTCGCAAAAGCTTTGAAAAAATTCGCTTTGGTCAAATCCTGCCAGGAAATACTTTATACCCCTGCGGTGCTGGAGTGTTTGGGGTTGGCTGTAATATGGCATTTCGTCGCCAGATTGTACTTGAGTTAGGTGGGTTTGACGAAGCTTTAGATACAGGCCCTTCTCTACCAGGTGGTGGCGACCACGATATGTTTTATCGCATCATTCGTGCAGATTACACGCTCATATATGAGCCGAAATATTTAGTATTTCATGAGCATCGTCGAGATTATCTCTCACTGCGTCGTCAATACAGCCGTAGTTGGGGTTTAGGTTTTACATCTTATGTCACCAAATGTTATCTTAGCGACCCACCTCAAAGAAAAAAATTAGTCCGCTTAGTGCTGTGGTGGTTGAAGTATGAACTTAGCCAATTATTAGAAAGTTTATTGGGTAAACATTCTCTACCACCTGACATTTTTTTTGCAGAATTTTTGGGCGGAATTACTGGGCTTTTGGGCGGATATTCTCGCTCTTGCAAACGTATTGAGAAAATTCGGAGGCAATTTGTATGA